A section of the Candidatus Tisiphia endosymbiont of Nedyus quadrimaculatus genome encodes:
- a CDS encoding glycosyltransferase family 2 protein produces MLKISAFIITKNAAIRVARAINSVKGIVGEIIVIDSGSTDDTVQIARNLEAKVISNEWNGYVKQKTFGENLCQNDWILNIDADEALSKELQDEIEFIFASNNQNNYLAYRAKIVTLHRNDDKTRCFAPYNKCIRLYNRKYSSFSDNNNITTHDSVLFNLNISSQNKIYDLNGIIYRRLGTSIEQLIAKANCYSSEQAENLVKLGRSPSKTRIVTETMVYFFKSFFIRRYWVFGFDGFVDSMIFAFARFIRLAKARELLNNKKDDNNIEA; encoded by the coding sequence ATGCTAAAGATTTCCGCTTTTATTATCACAAAAAATGCAGCTATTAGAGTTGCAAGAGCTATCAATAGTGTTAAGGGTATTGTGGGGGAGATTATTGTTATTGATAGTGGGAGTACCGATGATACAGTGCAAATTGCTAGAAATTTGGAAGCCAAAGTCATTTCTAACGAATGGAATGGATATGTTAAACAAAAAACTTTTGGTGAAAATTTATGTCAGAATGATTGGATATTAAATATTGATGCTGATGAAGCATTGTCAAAAGAATTACAGGATGAAATAGAGTTTATATTCGCTTCAAATAATCAAAATAACTATTTAGCCTATCGTGCTAAAATTGTCACATTGCACCGTAATGATGATAAGACTCGCTGCTTTGCTCCTTATAATAAATGCATCCGATTGTATAATCGTAAATATAGTAGTTTTTCTGATAATAATAACATTACTACCCATGATTCGGTGTTATTTAATCTAAATATTAGTTCACAAAACAAAATATATGATTTAAATGGTATAATTTATCGTAGGCTTGGCACGTCAATTGAACAACTGATAGCTAAAGCAAATTGCTATTCCTCCGAGCAAGCAGAAAATTTAGTTAAACTAGGTAGGAGTCCATCGAAAACAAGAATTGTTACAGAAACTATGGTTTATTTTTTTAAATCATTTTTTATAAGACGATATTGGGTATTTGGTTTTGATGGTTTTGTTGACTCTATGATTTTTGCTTTTGCACGGTTTATAAGACTTGCTAAAGCAAGAGAGTTGTTAAATAATAAAAAAGACGATAACAACATAGAAGCATAG
- the rpsT gene encoding 30S ribosomal protein S20, producing the protein MANHSSAKKAIRQTIKKTLINKNRSSRIKTYIKKVLQEVISGSKESAKLALTVAQSEIMKGVTKNIIKLNTASRKISRLSQKIKNMN; encoded by the coding sequence ATGGCTAATCATTCATCAGCAAAAAAGGCAATAAGACAAACAATAAAAAAAACTTTAATAAATAAGAATAGGTCAAGTAGAATTAAAACATACATAAAAAAAGTTTTGCAAGAAGTTATTAGTGGCTCAAAAGAATCGGCTAAATTAGCTTTGACTGTTGCACAATCTGAAATAATGAAAGGCGTAACAAAAAACATTATCAAATTAAATACAGCCTCACGTAAAATCAGTAGATTATCTCAAAAAATTAAAAATATGAATTAG
- the rplQ gene encoding 50S ribosomal protein L17: MRHKIKGRKLNRTSSHRQAMFANMAVALVMNEQIKTTLPKAKELRPYIEVLITKAKKSDLATRRMVLAKIKDKVATEKLISVLGKRYSERPGGYTRIIKAGFRYGDMASVAYIEFVDRDVNSKGCGLPKAESHNHEE; the protein is encoded by the coding sequence ATGCGACATAAAATTAAGGGTAGAAAGCTTAATAGAACAAGTAGTCATAGACAGGCGATGTTTGCTAATATGGCTGTGGCACTTGTGATGAATGAGCAAATAAAAACAACTTTACCTAAGGCTAAAGAGCTTAGGCCATATATTGAAGTGCTGATAACTAAGGCCAAAAAATCTGATTTAGCGACTAGAAGAATGGTGCTTGCTAAAATCAAAGATAAAGTTGCTACTGAAAAACTTATTAGTGTTTTAGGCAAAAGATATAGTGAACGTCCAGGTGGTTATACTAGGATAATAAAGGCTGGTTTTCGTTATGGGGATATGGCATCAGTAGCTTATATTGAGTTCGTTGATAGAGATGTAAATAGTAAAGGCTGTGGACTTCCAAAAGCAGAAAGCCATAACCATGAAGAATAA